The genome window TTGGATACAGAACCGGCACTAGGTCCCCGGCTGATTCAACCCCCACCTACCGATGTCATCCGTCTGGGCGAACGTGCCCCGGAGTCTGAAGAAGCATCCACTGACATCACGCTTGAAACGCTGCACGAAACGCTGGCGGTGGTTCAGTTAAAGCAGCTACTGATGGAGCAGGACCTGGAAAAGATCCAGCAATACCTGCGCCTCATTCTGGAAAAGCTGAATCAGAAATAGCAATTCTAGGCCGTCGTCAGTTGGCGTAAAACCTTGCTTAGTTTAGTCACGGCATCGTCATCGTCGATAGGTACGACTGCTTTACCCAGCTCGAACCACTGCTCTTCGCCTAAATTCAGGTATTGTCCTTCCCGGCGTGAAGGCTTGGGGACTGCTTCCTCGTATAAATACTGAACAGCGTAAACCTTCTCCATGAGCGGCGTTAAATCCGTCCAAGGCAACGACCGGCTCCGATTCTTACCATCCTGAACCACTTTTACCGTTATTTCCCGGCGGGCAAATGAAGCCACAAGATTCAGTTCAGCAGTTCCTTCCCGACGAATATCAACGCAAATGAGCTCGAAAGGCCGCTCTTTACCCGATGTTTCATAAATGGCCTGAATTAGTTCCTGCGCCAGATAGGCCCACTCTTCCAGATGCGTTGGTTCGCCGGTTTTCTCGCCTTTATCGGTTTTGAGAATTAATTGAAGATAAGGCTCATCTTCGTCCAACTCTTCTTCACTAAACGTCTGAAGATCTGTTTTATCGACCAGCTTCGACACGGTTTTCAGCCATACTGACGGCAATTTACCTGCCCAACTGAAGTTATCGTCAGCGGTAAATCCTTCGGCAATGATTTCGTCCTCATCCAGATCCTCCCGATCAGTGTACGTGATGGAAAAGTCAGCAGAAAGCTCTTCTCCCGGCGCTGGATTCAGCGTCAATGTATAGAAATGCGCAAAAGGAGGTGGCAATACCTGCGCCGTCTGGTAACGAATTTGTAGCGATTTAAACGTATGTCCTGCCATAAATTGAGATTGCAAACTGCAAAGTTACGCCTCTTCCTGCTCCTTTTGCGATAGGATGCGCAGGATTTCTTTTTTATCTATTTTTCCGGTGGGCGTTTCAGCAAAAACCGGAACCGCCAGCACTGCTTTAGGCACAAAATAAGCGCCTAACTCCGATCGGGTTTGCTCCTGGATAACACGGATTGCTTCTTCGGCCAACGGGGGGCCTTCTGTAACCAGTACCACGCGCTGTCCTAACCGCTCATCCGGTAGCCCCGCAATAAACAACCGACGGGAATCACCCGAGCGCGTCAATGCGTCAGCCACAACGCGTTCAATCAGTTCGGGCTGTATTTTCACGCCACCGCTGTTGATAATTGAATCAGCGCGGCCAATGAGACGGAAAGCGGTAAAACGATCTTCTTTCTGTTCCAGCAACTCCACAACATCGTTGGTTTGTTGGCGCTGAAAATTGGTTGCGGCGGCGGTTATATGCAGGCAAGATCGCTCGTCTACGCCTACCTCCACCCCATTCAAAACTGAAAAAACGTCGCTGGCTTCGGGGCCATTGACCCGCCGAATGGCAATGTGCGATACCGTTTCGGTCATTCCGTAAGTACTGTAAACGGGTACTTTAAGCGTTTGTAGCTGCTCCGCCAAACTGGGACTCACGGCAGCGCCACCCACCAGGATTGCTTTCATCCGGTCCAGAATGGGCCTTGATTCCGGGGATTGAGTCAATATGGTTTGCAATTGAAGGGGGACAAAAGCGGCAAAATCAAAAACAGGGTTCTGGAGCCCTTCCAATGGCTGGGCAACGGGTTCCACCACAGTCAACCGAAGTCCAAGTTCCATGCCCCGAACCAGCATCATGATCCCGGCAATGTACTGAACATTCAGACAGACCAACGCCTCGTCACCGGCCTGCAATCCAAAGGTGAGTCCTGTCAACTGTGCACTCGCCCGCATCTGCTGTCTATTTAGCGAGATAGGCTTTGGGGTGCCGGTGGATCCAGAAGTTTTTAGCACAAATGACTCTTGTCCCGCTACCCAGGACTGGCAAAAAGCTAACGCCTGTTGCTCATATTCTGTTTTTGCCGGAGGCCATTTTGCTGGCTGTTGGCAGTCCAGTATCAGTCTATTAGGCTCTATTTGATCCGCCATAATGCTTTTCCAATAGGTTTTATCCTGCTATTAATTTTGATTGGGTATCCTTTCCAATGCGTTTAAAAGCTACTTTTGGATGGATTTTTGTTATAATAAACACTAACCCCACCGGGGACGTTTTTAGATTATGGAAGAGGAACCGTTTGAAAATCCGATCTCTCCCGATAAAGTGACCGACCGGCCGGGTTTGCTTGAGTACGCACATTCAGCAGGGAGCGCAATCATTCGTCCGGAAGATAAAGGCAAGATTAAAGGTCGGGCTGTGACCGCCATGCGTGAGCAAACGGATTTGCAATTAGCGCAGCTTCACCGCCAGATGCAATTGCTGGCCGAACAGGCCGGCCTAATTCGGAACCGCGTTGAAGTTTCGGAGCGCATCTATTCGGCCCAGATGAATTTTGAACCAATTATTAACCATACGTATTTTCTATACGAAAAGAAAAATGGCACTGATGTCTTATCCATGATCGGCCCACTCGAATGGGGACGCACGTTTCCGTATCACCGCTGTGTGGCGACGGTAAGGATGCTGGCTGATCATACGTGGGACGTTACTTATCACCAATCTGATTTTACTGAAGAATAAAACCATGCAAAGTAAATACCCTTGGGAAACCATTAAGGAGTACCGCGAGATTTTATTTCAATACTACGACGGAATTGCCAAGATCAGCATCAACCGTCCGCATAAACACAATGCTTTTACACCGCTGACGGTCAAAGAGATGAGCGAAGCCATGGAGCTGGCGCGTCAGGATGAGCGTGTAGGCGTTGTGATTTTAACGGGCGAAGGTGGCGAGGCTTTTTGCAGTGGCGGCGACCAGTCGGTGCGGGGCCACGGTGGCTACGTCGGTGAAGACCAGGTTCCGCGCTTAAACGTCCTGGATTTGCAAATGCAGATTCGGCGGATTCCGAAGCCGGTGGTAGCCATGGTTGCTGGCTGGGCCATTGGGGGCGGTCATGTTCTGCACGTTATTTGTGACATCTCGATTGCCGCTGAAAATGCGCGTTTTGGTCAGACTGGCCCGAAAGTAGGCAGCTTCGACGGCGGCTTTGGCGCTTCGTATCTGGCCCGGGTGGTTGGTCAGAAAAAAGCCCGCGAGATCTGGTTTTTGTGCGATCAATACAACGCCCAGGAAGCGCTGGATATGGGCTTGGTTAACAAAGTCGTGCCGCTTGACCAACTGGAAGATACGACCATCGAATGGTGCCAGAAGATGCTGGAGAAAAGCCCGATTGCGCTGCGAATGTTAAAAGCAGCCTTCAATGCAGAACTAGATGGACAGGCTGGTATTCAGCAACTTGCCGGTGATGCCACCCTGCTTTATTACTTATCTGAAGAAGCCAAAGAAGGGAAAAATGCCTTTCTGGAAAAACGCAAACCCGATTTTAGCAAGTTTCCAAAATTCCCTTAATTGGTCGGTTTAATTAAAAAAATGCATAAACAGAGAGGTTTGGCGTTATAACTGCCGGAATGCACTCAATACTGCCAAACCTCTCGCTAAGTTTCGTATAAATAAGTCATAAAATAAGTATAAATTAGATAGGCTTACTGGTTACGGGCTTGTCCTTGTTGCAGTACTAAAACAGAGTCAGATTAGCGAGAATTTTGACAGCTGGCAAAGAACACTTAGTAAAATAGAAAAGAAGAACAGAGAAGGAAGGATTGATTAAATCTATTTGCTGAACGTTTACTTACATGTCTAGATTAACGCGTCTTCTGACCGTTTTCCTGCTACTGCTTGCCGCTTCAGCACAGGCGCGGCATATCCATGGCGGAGATATCTCGATGAAAGCGCTGAGCCGACCCGGCCAATTCCGAATTGAGCTCAACCAGTTTTTGAACGGCGCCGTCTACTCCGCCGATTCGATTGATGTTAACATTAGCCTTCAGGTTTTTAGCAAAAAAAATCACCGTCGTATTGAAGTCATCACCCTCAACCGGCTGGATTATACGCCTTTGGTTTACGGCAACGAAGCCTGCTCCAAGCTTCGGCAATTGAACATCATTCGATATCGCTACGGAACGGATCATCAATTCAATATCAGCAACTATGCCGAACCGGAGGGCTATTACATATCCTGGACGCGCTGTTGCCGCGATAACGATATTTCCAACCTGGCGGGAGCTGGTCAGGCGGGTATGGTCTTTTACCTTGAGTTTCCGGCCATGACGCAGAATGGGGCTTTTTTCAAAAATTCATCCCCCGAGTTTTCCCAGCCAAACGGTGCTTATATCTGCATCAATGACGCATTTAGCATGAACTTTCAGGCCACGGACGCCGACGGCGACCAGCTTCGTTATTCGTTGGTTGAGCCCTGGTCTACCCGCAATCCTGAGGCAACCACCCGTAACCCAGCGGCTCCGGCTTACCTTCCAGTCACTTTTGCCAAAGGCATTGGCGTCTCAAACATGATTCCCGGACCTTCGCCGCTGAGAGTAGATGGCAGTACCGGACGGATCAGCGTTCGGGCATCCGACATTGGGCTTTATGTCTTTACAGTTCAAGTGGATGAATACCGAAATGGGGTCCGGATTGGCTCGATTCGCCGGGACTTTCAATTACCCGTTGTCGATTGCTCCCAGAATACGCCCCCGCCTGCCATCATCACTCAGGATGCAAAACCCGTTCGGCAGGTCAACTGGTGCAGCAGTAGCCCTTTGACGTTAGCCGTTGAAAACCGCCCGGAATGGGCTTTCCAATGGCAGTTAAACGGCACCAATATAGCGGGTGAAAACCGGGCCATTCTGGTTGTTAAAGAATCGGGCACTTATACAGTTATTAAAAGTTTTTCGGGCCAATGCGCGGGCGATACAATCTCCGAAGAGGTTAAGGTGCAACTGGAAGCAGGTCCTAAAGTAACCATTACAGCCTCCCGCGCGTTTCCGGTATGCGACGGAGACACGCTTACGCTGACCGCTTCTACGGGCACTTCCAACGCTATTCAGGGATATAGCTGGCTGTTAAATGGGCAAGTGATTGCTGGAGAAACAAAACCGCAGGTCAAAATTAACCAATCGGGTCTTTACACCGCCCAGATTCAAAGCTCAACGGCCAGTTGCACGTCTAGCGACACGTTACGCGTTCGTACCGTATCGCCTCCTAGCATTCGCATACAGGCTTCCTCCCCGCAGTTTTGTGAAGGCGATTCGGTGCGGCTATCAACCGCTTTAGGCGCTAATTTTAAATACAACTGGTCGGTTAACGAGACACCTTTTCCGGTTTCTCTTTCCGCTAACCAGATTTCCGTGAAGCAAGGAGGCACTTACTTTGTGCGGGTAACTACGCCAGAAGGTTGTTCGGTTTCGGCTACTGCCAGTCTTACGCAACTCAGTAAGCCGCAGGTTCAGCTTGATTCCATATTGACCTTGTGTGCCTCTTCCACGGAACTCGTTGCCTTGCAGGGCTGGCCGTTAGGCGGACGCTTCCGAGGCACAGGGGTTCAAGGAACCAACTTTAACCCTACGGTGGCCGGTACAGGTCGTCACGAGATTTTTTATTCTTATACGGGAAGCAACGGCTGTCGCAGCGAAGTTTCGCGTTGGGCTATCGTATCTCCAGCGCTGGAACTTAACGCGCAGCCCTCTTACGTCGTTATGAAAGGCGAAAAGGTGCGCCTGGAAGCTAACGTAAACGTTTCGCAGGCTGATTATATCTGGTCGCCACCAACAGACCTGAGCGATCCGCGCAGCGCAACTCCCATCGCATCGCCCGCTACTTCAACGTCTTACAAAGTGGTAGCAACGTCGTCGGGCAGTTGCACAGCTACCGCCACTGTACAAGTCGAAGTAGTGGATCGTTTATTCATTCCCGAAGCGTTTTCACCCAATGGCGACGGTATCAACGACACGTGGGAAATTCGCAACATAAGCAGCTATGCAGATTGCGAAATAGCCATCCTGAACCGCTGGGGTGAAGTAATTTATTTTTCCAAAGGCTATAGTAATCCGTGGGATGGTATTTCTCAAGGCTCACAAGCCACACCGGGCGTTTACCAATACCACATCAAAACGGGCTTTAAAGGCATGGATTACAAAGGCCAACTGGTTATTTTGAAGTAATTAACGCATGGCCCGCAGCACCTGCGGCTGGTTGGTTTGGCTTAAGCGAGCTACCCGGATACCCGATAGTCGCTTGTTCCATAAAACGTAGCTGGTTAGTGGTTGCTCAGTAATCATCACTTCGCCGTATTCGGAAGAAGCATGGAGTAAATAGACGTGCCGTTCTCCCTTGGCATCGGTTTGCCAGATCGCAAAACCAACGTGTTTCATGTCCAGACCGGGGCGAGCCGCTGTCAGCATGATGATGTCACCATCCTGAAGATTGGCTTCGATGGCTTTAATTTTTGCTTTGGGAATAAACCAGAAAGGTTGTTTACTAATATCTTGTTGAACCTGATCAATTTGTTTGTAAACCTCCGGGTCACTGAGCTGCGGGTACTTCCACGTACTGGATGTCATATACGTGATTGGCTTTGACACCTTGATCCCTCCTATCTTTTGCGTAACATCCTGAATCAATCCTTTCTTCTCATTATTTTTCAGCCAGTCCGAAAAGTAATGCAGCCGACTGGCGTATCCATTGACTACTCCATCCCGATAGCGAAGTTGCGTTAGCTGGTCACGAAAAAGAAACGCCTGGCTTTCTGAAGTGACTTGTTCAGCTGGTTTTTGGGCAGTGAGCGCCAGGGCAAGTACCGTTTCCACGTACGTTGTGCAATCAAATTGCTGAAAATCAACGAGCAATTGTTCGGCATTCCCCTGATCGAGTGTATGGGCCACGTATGGTTTCCCCAAAAAAGACTTTCCAATTGACAAGGTCGTTTCGGCCGCCGTTCGTCCCGTTGTGAAGGCCACTTGCCGAATATCCGAAGTTGCGTATTGAGCCAATGACGGTGACGCAGCAACAGCGAGTGTTACGAGAGCAGCAAAAACTTTGTTCATACAGACGGTGGTTAAGAAAGCTGACGGCGGAATTTATTACTCTTTCAAGCATGAAATCAATAAATTCAACGTCTACTCAGCCACGAAATTAAACGTTCTTTCTTTTCTTTCCTTGTCTTACGGCTGAATTTATCCTTTCCTGTAATTGGCCCGACTCGTCTTATTCGTAAACGCACAAAAAAAGCCCCGACATTGCTGCCGGGGCCTACTATCATTCAGGTTACTTATTTTACTTCTTCGTAAGGTACGTCTGACACATTGCCATCCTGGCTGCTGTTAGTCTGACCGCCACCGTTCGGCTGTCCACCCGTAAAGGGATCACCACCCGGAGCGGCACCTTGAGCACCTGTGTTGTAAATATCTTGCGAAGCAGCGTTCCAGGCTTCAGTGATCGTTGCCATGGCCGACTCGATGGCCGCAACGTCGCGGGAAGCGTGGGCTGAGCGCAAGCCAGTCAGCGCACTTTCGATAGCGGACTTATTTGCATCAGACAGTTTGTCGCCGTATTCTTTTAGCTGCTTTTCGGTTTGGAAAATCATCGAGTCAGCCTGATTCACCTTCTCAATTTTTTCTTTTTCCGCTTTGTCAGCTTCTTCGTTGGCTTTTGCTTCTTCACGCATCCGGTTGATTTCAGCATCGCTTAATCCGCTGGAAGCCTCAATCCGAATTTTCTGCTCTTTGTTTGTGCCTTTGTCACGAGCCGTTACGTGCAGGATACCGTTTGCATCAATGTCGAACGTTACCTCGACTTGCGGTACGCCCCGCGGAGCTGGTGGAATACCATCCAGGTGGAAGCGGCCTAGTGAACGGTTCTGCGTAGCCATTGGACGTTCGCCTTGCAGGATATGAATTTCCACGCTTGGCTGGCTATCCGATGCCGTTGAGAATACTTCCGATTTCTTGGTTGGAATTGTCGTGTTTGCGTCGATCAGCTTCGTAAACACACCGCCCATGGTTTCAATACCCAGTGACAGCGGAATAACGTCTAGCAGAAGAACGTCTTTTACTTCACCCGTTAAGACACCACCCTGAACCGCAGCACCTACGGCTACTGCCTCATCCGGGTTTACGTTTTTAGAAGGCTTTTTACCAAACAGTTTTTCTACTTCTTCCTGTACTTTTGGAATCCGGGTTGAACCACCAACCAGAATGATTTCGTCAATCTGGCTTGCCGACAATCCAGAATTTTTCAGGGCCCGGCGGCAAGGTTCCAAGCTGCGTTGAATCAGTGAATCAGCCAGTTGCTCAAATTTAGCGCGGCTTAATGTCCGAACCAAGTGCTTCGGAATCCCATTTACCGGCATGATATACGGTAAGTTGATTTCCGTTGACGACGAGCTTGATAACTCGATCTTCGCTTTTTCGGCCGCTTCTTTCAGGCGTTGCAACGCCATCGGATCCTGACGCAGGTCAATGTTTTCGTCGTTCTTGAATTCCTGAGCGAGCCAGTTAATGATTACCTGGTCAAAGTCATCACCACCTAAGTGCGTATCACCGTCGGTTGATTTAACTTCGAACACGCCATCACCTAATTCAAGAATAGAAATATCAAATGTACCACCGCCTAAGTCAAAGACGGCAATTTTCATGTCCTGGTGTGTTTTGTCCAGACCATAAGCCAGCGCGGCGGCGGTTGGCTCGTTGATGATCCGTTTTACATCCAGACCCGCAATTTGTCCGGCTTCTTTGGTTGCCTGACGTTCTGCATCGTTAAAGTAAGCCGGAACGGTGATAACTGCTTCCGTGACGGTTTGTCCCAGGTAGTCTTCAGCGGTCTGCTTCATTTTTTGTAGAACCAGCGCCGAAAGTTCCTGGGGTGTATATTGGCGATCTCCAATCCGGACGCGCGGCGTATCATTTGGGCCACGTTCTACCGAATAAGAAATCGTTTTGATTTCATTTTGTACTTCATTGAATCGCTTCCCCATGAACCGTTTGATCGAGGAGATCGTGTTCGTTGGGTTCGTGATCGCTTGCCGTTTAGCCGGGTCACCCACCTTACGTTCGCCGTTACCATTATCCATAAACGCAACGACTGAGGGGGTAGTCCGACGACCTTCACTGTTTGGAATTACCACTGGCTCGTTTCCTTCCATTACGGCCACACACGAGTTGGTTGTTCCTAAGTCAATTCCAATAATCTTTCCCATACTATATTTATTTGCTAAATGCTTTTTAAAGGGTTATGCTGACAATACTTCTAGTTTAGCAAGGGATGTGCCAGCCACTTAAAAAGCCTTTTTCTGTGACAGATTGACAGGAAAAGCTGACCAAATGGCTATCAGCTTGCTGCTTGAACTGTCACTAACGCAAAAAAGAGCAGGTTTGACTGCTCTTTTTGTAATCAACTAGGTATGTCTACCGTTCAATAACGCCCCCGGCAATGCGTCCACCGCTGTTTCCAGAAGGATCCGTAGTCTGATCATCACCATTAGCATGAATAATCAGTGAACTTCCATCGGCGTCAAATAAGGTGGTTGGTCCCGGTGATAACGAAATTAGCTTTGTCTTGGTGGTCATCTTTGCGTTCCCCTGGGCATCCGCTACCAGATTCGGTAAATCAGCCGCATGGGGGCCATTCGGGTTGTGAAGACCGTGTTGTTTACTCGTTGGATTGTAGTGCTCACCCGACGTTGAGAAAGGAGGCGAAGCTTTAGGATCGGCTACGCCAAACTGGTGAAAATGCATACCGTGTGCCCCAACGGGCAACCCACTCGCCTCAACCACAATGGTTACTTCGCCGTTGTTTGCTTCGGACAGACGTGCTGTTCCAATGGTCGTTCCCGCTGTATTAACGATTGTTACGGTGGCGGTTGTCGGTGGATTTGACTGGTGGTCTGTACAACCTGTTATCAACCCCAAACTCATGATTCCCAGCCCACACCAGAAGGGGAATTTAGCAACACCTGTTTTACGGGTTGTATTGACAAGGGTCTCCCGGGAGCCATTGAGTTCTGATTTTTCAGCCATGTTTCGAGTAGTTTATTTGTAACGAATATCCCTATATTACAAACTGTTCTCCAAAATGTTTTAAAACTCCATTCGATTGGGCATAAAAAAAGACGGATTCCTCCGTCTTCTGATTATCAATAAATTTGCAGTGATTTAGCGACCAAACATACCGCCCAATAAGCCGCCTAAGCCGCCACTTTGTTTCTCTGGTTCTTTGGATGAGCTGCTGCCACCGCCCATGAAGTTGCCCGCCAAGCGGGTTAGGTCATTCATGTCTAATTTTCCATCGGCCATTACCGAACCGGCCATGCTTGCCCAGTCGACGCCTTGCTTACCTGTCAGGTTACCCATTATATCTCCTGTGCTTACGCTGGAATCCTGTGGATCATTGGATTTATGTACAAGTTTACTTAGTACAATCGGCACAATTGCAGCAGCAATGGACATTGCCTGCTGGGTCGAGATGCCAAAGCGCTGCTGAAGCTGGTCGCCAACGTGGTTTGATACTTGCCCGGTTAC of Tellurirhabdus bombi contains these proteins:
- a CDS encoding AMP-binding protein; translated protein: MADQIEPNRLILDCQQPAKWPPAKTEYEQQALAFCQSWVAGQESFVLKTSGSTGTPKPISLNRQQMRASAQLTGLTFGLQAGDEALVCLNVQYIAGIMMLVRGMELGLRLTVVEPVAQPLEGLQNPVFDFAAFVPLQLQTILTQSPESRPILDRMKAILVGGAAVSPSLAEQLQTLKVPVYSTYGMTETVSHIAIRRVNGPEASDVFSVLNGVEVGVDERSCLHITAAATNFQRQQTNDVVELLEQKEDRFTAFRLIGRADSIINSGGVKIQPELIERVVADALTRSGDSRRLFIAGLPDERLGQRVVLVTEGPPLAEEAIRVIQEQTRSELGAYFVPKAVLAVPVFAETPTGKIDKKEILRILSQKEQEEA
- a CDS encoding DUF2452 domain-containing protein, translating into MEEEPFENPISPDKVTDRPGLLEYAHSAGSAIIRPEDKGKIKGRAVTAMREQTDLQLAQLHRQMQLLAEQAGLIRNRVEVSERIYSAQMNFEPIINHTYFLYEKKNGTDVLSMIGPLEWGRTFPYHRCVATVRMLADHTWDVTYHQSDFTEE
- the menB gene encoding 1,4-dihydroxy-2-naphthoyl-CoA synthase, yielding MQSKYPWETIKEYREILFQYYDGIAKISINRPHKHNAFTPLTVKEMSEAMELARQDERVGVVILTGEGGEAFCSGGDQSVRGHGGYVGEDQVPRLNVLDLQMQIRRIPKPVVAMVAGWAIGGGHVLHVICDISIAAENARFGQTGPKVGSFDGGFGASYLARVVGQKKAREIWFLCDQYNAQEALDMGLVNKVVPLDQLEDTTIEWCQKMLEKSPIALRMLKAAFNAELDGQAGIQQLAGDATLLYYLSEEAKEGKNAFLEKRKPDFSKFPKFP
- a CDS encoding gliding motility-associated C-terminal domain-containing protein, producing MSRLTRLLTVFLLLLAASAQARHIHGGDISMKALSRPGQFRIELNQFLNGAVYSADSIDVNISLQVFSKKNHRRIEVITLNRLDYTPLVYGNEACSKLRQLNIIRYRYGTDHQFNISNYAEPEGYYISWTRCCRDNDISNLAGAGQAGMVFYLEFPAMTQNGAFFKNSSPEFSQPNGAYICINDAFSMNFQATDADGDQLRYSLVEPWSTRNPEATTRNPAAPAYLPVTFAKGIGVSNMIPGPSPLRVDGSTGRISVRASDIGLYVFTVQVDEYRNGVRIGSIRRDFQLPVVDCSQNTPPPAIITQDAKPVRQVNWCSSSPLTLAVENRPEWAFQWQLNGTNIAGENRAILVVKESGTYTVIKSFSGQCAGDTISEEVKVQLEAGPKVTITASRAFPVCDGDTLTLTASTGTSNAIQGYSWLLNGQVIAGETKPQVKINQSGLYTAQIQSSTASCTSSDTLRVRTVSPPSIRIQASSPQFCEGDSVRLSTALGANFKYNWSVNETPFPVSLSANQISVKQGGTYFVRVTTPEGCSVSATASLTQLSKPQVQLDSILTLCASSTELVALQGWPLGGRFRGTGVQGTNFNPTVAGTGRHEIFYSYTGSNGCRSEVSRWAIVSPALELNAQPSYVVMKGEKVRLEANVNVSQADYIWSPPTDLSDPRSATPIASPATSTSYKVVATSSGSCTATATVQVEVVDRLFIPEAFSPNGDGINDTWEIRNISSYADCEIAILNRWGEVIYFSKGYSNPWDGISQGSQATPGVYQYHIKTGFKGMDYKGQLVILK
- a CDS encoding N-acetylmuramoyl-L-alanine amidase-like domain-containing protein, producing the protein MNKVFAALVTLAVAASPSLAQYATSDIRQVAFTTGRTAAETTLSIGKSFLGKPYVAHTLDQGNAEQLLVDFQQFDCTTYVETVLALALTAQKPAEQVTSESQAFLFRDQLTQLRYRDGVVNGYASRLHYFSDWLKNNEKKGLIQDVTQKIGGIKVSKPITYMTSSTWKYPQLSDPEVYKQIDQVQQDISKQPFWFIPKAKIKAIEANLQDGDIIMLTAARPGLDMKHVGFAIWQTDAKGERHVYLLHASSEYGEVMITEQPLTSYVLWNKRLSGIRVARLSQTNQPQVLRAMR
- the dnaK gene encoding molecular chaperone DnaK, with the translated sequence MGKIIGIDLGTTNSCVAVMEGNEPVVIPNSEGRRTTPSVVAFMDNGNGERKVGDPAKRQAITNPTNTISSIKRFMGKRFNEVQNEIKTISYSVERGPNDTPRVRIGDRQYTPQELSALVLQKMKQTAEDYLGQTVTEAVITVPAYFNDAERQATKEAGQIAGLDVKRIINEPTAAALAYGLDKTHQDMKIAVFDLGGGTFDISILELGDGVFEVKSTDGDTHLGGDDFDQVIINWLAQEFKNDENIDLRQDPMALQRLKEAAEKAKIELSSSSSTEINLPYIMPVNGIPKHLVRTLSRAKFEQLADSLIQRSLEPCRRALKNSGLSASQIDEIILVGGSTRIPKVQEEVEKLFGKKPSKNVNPDEAVAVGAAVQGGVLTGEVKDVLLLDVIPLSLGIETMGGVFTKLIDANTTIPTKKSEVFSTASDSQPSVEIHILQGERPMATQNRSLGRFHLDGIPPAPRGVPQVEVTFDIDANGILHVTARDKGTNKEQKIRIEASSGLSDAEINRMREEAKANEEADKAEKEKIEKVNQADSMIFQTEKQLKEYGDKLSDANKSAIESALTGLRSAHASRDVAAIESAMATITEAWNAASQDIYNTGAQGAAPGGDPFTGGQPNGGGQTNSSQDGNVSDVPYEEVK
- a CDS encoding superoxide dismutase family protein, which codes for MAEKSELNGSRETLVNTTRKTGVAKFPFWCGLGIMSLGLITGCTDHQSNPPTTATVTIVNTAGTTIGTARLSEANNGEVTIVVEASGLPVGAHGMHFHQFGVADPKASPPFSTSGEHYNPTSKQHGLHNPNGPHAADLPNLVADAQGNAKMTTKTKLISLSPGPTTLFDADGSSLIIHANGDDQTTDPSGNSGGRIAGGVIER
- a CDS encoding DUF937 domain-containing protein; the protein is MLDILMNLVRQNTGGSGLTGSAIPNGQSEDAVKTVSNGILGGLQQQVTSGNLGGLISMFTGKGGSVEQNPVTGQVSNHVGDQLQQRFGISTQQAMSIAAAIVPIVLSKLVHKSNDPQDSSVSTGDIMGNLTGKQGVDWASMAGSVMADGKLDMNDLTRLAGNFMGGGSSSSKEPEKQSGGLGGLLGGMFGR